A single genomic interval of Helianthus annuus cultivar XRQ/B chromosome 13, HanXRQr2.0-SUNRISE, whole genome shotgun sequence harbors:
- the LOC110899957 gene encoding alkane hydroxylase MAH1, with product MAPLRYYTDILLPFILLLISGVVFLRRRNGLPINWPFLGMTPEILLNIHHIHNFATDFLKLSNGTFLLKGPKFANIDMLFTSDPANIHYILSKNFQNYPKGPDFRRIFDILGNGIFNSDHELWELHRKTTTMSLFKHPNFHTILETTIKNKINKGLLPVLDHYHVTDLQEIFQRFTFDAICVLLLDYDPESLSVDLPFVPCEKAFTDAEEALLLRHFLPEKVWKLQKRFGFGKEKKLSEAWKAFDEFIYMCLSQKEKEDEESAGLLTSLKSGFSGQIGTSCDSKQFLRDVILNLMLAGRDTTSTTLSWFFYLLAQNPSVENKIRKEIQNKTGGRNWKTLTIKDFEGLIYLHGGLCEALRLYPPVALEHKAPTKADVLPTGHVVDKETRIILSFYSMGRMEGLWGDDCMEFKPERWFSKGVNGIGIKHEPSYKFPAFHAGPRTCLGKEMGMVQMKMVAAAIVCNYRVELVEGHMVCPSDSIILQMKYGLKVRVVPITTINQGG from the exons ATGGCTCCTCTCCGGTACTATACCGATATCCTCCTCCCTTTCATCCTCCTGTTGATTTCCGGCGTCGTATTTCTTCGCCGGAGAAACGGCCTGCCTATTAACTGGCCGTTTCTCGGCATGACGCCGGAGATCCTCCTTAACATCCACCATATCCATAACTTCGCTACCGATTTCCTCAAACTTAGTAACGGTACATTCTTGCTCAAAGGTCCTAAGTTTGCCAATATAGACATGTTATTCACCTCCGACCCTGCGAACATCCACTACATATTGAGTAAAAACTTCCAGAATTATCCTAAAGGTCCCGATTTTCGTAGAATATTCGATATCCTAGGAAATGGAATATTTAACTCTGATCATGAGTTATGGGAACTCCACAGGAAAACAACAACAATGTCTTTATTCAAACACCCGAATTTTCACACGATTCTGGAAACGACAATCAAGAACAAGATAAACAAAGGGCTTCTACCGGTTCTTGACCATTATCATGTGACTGATTTACAGGAAATATTTCAGAGGTTTACTTTCGATGCTATTTGTGTGTTGCTTTTGGATTATGATCCTGAAAGTTTGTCGGTTGATTTACCGTTTGTTCCGTGTGAGAAGGCGTTTACGGATGCAGAAGAAGCTCTTCTGTTGAGACATTTTTTGCCGGAGAAAGTTTGGAAGTTGCAGAAGAGATTTGGGTTTGGGAAGGAGAAGAAGCTAAGTGAAGCTTGGAAAGCTTTTGATGAATTTATATACATGTGTTTGTCACAAAAAGAG AAGGAAGACGAGGAGTCGGCGGGGTTGTTAACGTCCTTGAAGAGTGGGTTTAGCGGACAGATTGGGACATCATGCGACTCAAAACAATTCCTAAGAGACGTCATACTAAACCTGATGCTAGCCGGGAGAGACACCACAAGCACAACCCTTTCTTGGTTCTTCTATCTCCTTGCTCAAAACCCGAGTGTCGAGAACAAGATCCGGAAAGAGATCCAAAACAAAACAGGTGGCCGGAATTGGAAAACTCTAACTATAAAAGACTTTGAGGGACTCATTTATCTTCATGGAGGGTTATGTGAAGCCTTAAGACTCTATCCACCGGTTGCCTTGGAGCACAAAGCTCCAACGAAGGCAGATGTCCTCCCAACCGGTCATGTTGTTGATAAAGAGACGAGGATAATTCTATCATTTTACTCGATGGGACGAATGGAAGGTTTATGGGGGGATGATTGCATGGAGTTTAAGCCGGAAAGATGGTTTTCAAAAGGCGTGAATGGGATTGGGATTAAGCATGAACCGTCGTACAAGTTCCCTGCGTTTCATGCTGGCCCGCGGACGTGTTTGGGTAAAGAAATGGGGATGGTTCAGATGAAAATGGTGGCGGCTGCAATCGTTTGTAATTATCGTGTGGAGTTGGTGGAGGGTCATATGGTTTGTCCAAGTGATTCCATTATACTCCAAATGAAATATGGCTTGAAAGTTAGGGTGGTCCCGATCACAACCATCAACCAAGGTGGTTGA